One Pongo abelii isolate AG06213 chromosome 12, NHGRI_mPonAbe1-v2.0_pri, whole genome shotgun sequence DNA segment encodes these proteins:
- the LOC100448218 gene encoding large ribosomal subunit protein uL30m isoform X3 encodes MAGILRLVVQRPPGRLQTVTKGVESLICTDWIRHKFTRSRIPEKVFQASPEDHEKYGGDPQNPHKLHIVTRIKSTRRRPYWEKDIIKMLGLEKVHTPQVHKNIPSVNAKLKVVKHLIST; translated from the exons ATGGCTGGGATTTTGCGCTTAGTAGTTCAGAGGCCCCCAGGCAGACTACAG aCCGTGACAAAAGGTGTGGAGTCTCTTATTTGTACAGATTGGATTCGTCACAAATTCACCAGATCAAGAATTCCAGAAAAA GTGTTTCAGGCCTCACCTGAAGATCATGAAAAATATGGTGGGGATCCACAGAACCCTCATAAACTGCATATTGTTACCAGAATAAAAAGTACAAGAAGACGTCCATACTGGGAAAAAGATATAATAAAGATGCTTGGATTAGAAAAA GTGCATACCCCTCAAGTTCACAAGAATATCCCTTCAGTGAATGCAAAATTGAAAGTGGTTAAGCATTTGATAAG
- the LOC100448218 gene encoding large ribosomal subunit protein uL30m isoform X4: MAGILRLVVQRPPGRLQTVTKGVESLICTDWIRHKFTRSRIPEKVFQASPEDHEKYGGDPQNPHKLHIVTRIKSTRRRPYWEKDIIKMLGLEKVHTPQVHKNIPSVNAKLKVVKHLIRFVPLKLPQGLPTEENMSNTCLKSTGELVVQWHLKPVEQKAHES, translated from the exons ATGGCTGGGATTTTGCGCTTAGTAGTTCAGAGGCCCCCAGGCAGACTACAG aCCGTGACAAAAGGTGTGGAGTCTCTTATTTGTACAGATTGGATTCGTCACAAATTCACCAGATCAAGAATTCCAGAAAAA GTGTTTCAGGCCTCACCTGAAGATCATGAAAAATATGGTGGGGATCCACAGAACCCTCATAAACTGCATATTGTTACCAGAATAAAAAGTACAAGAAGACGTCCATACTGGGAAAAAGATATAATAAAGATGCTTGGATTAGAAAAA GTGCATACCCCTCAAGTTCACAAGAATATCCCTTCAGTGAATGCAAAATTGAAAGTGGTTAAGCATTTGATAAGGTTTGTT CCCTTGAAGTTGCCACAAGGACTTCCAACAGAGGAGAACATGTCTAACACGTGCCTCAAAAGCACTGGGGAGTTAGTAGTGCAGTGGCATCTGAAACCTGTGGAGCAGAAAGCACATGAGTCCTAA